The proteins below come from a single Eucalyptus grandis isolate ANBG69807.140 chromosome 3, ASM1654582v1, whole genome shotgun sequence genomic window:
- the LOC104440151 gene encoding uncharacterized protein LOC104440151 produces MVRYGDLVNAQDDEGNTILHLATANKQIETVKYLLQRSEVDVNTVNRNGFSALDIVKYFPKDFKVIELRELLVHAGALRAIRFLASTTHQANVDNTNEENSIVVVDLASVEPPSTNTPPVEAVLPLSLSSEIRKQEEDKHKKWIKKKRDSLMVML; encoded by the exons ATGGTGAGATACGGTGATTTGGTGAATGCTCAAGATGATGAGGGTAATACCATTTTGCATTTGGCCACAGCAAACAAGCAAATAGAG ACAGTGAAATATCTGCTTCAAAGAAGCGAAGTGGATGTGAACACAGTTAATAGAAATGGCTTCTCTGCTCTGGATATAgtgaaatattttccaaaggATTTCAAAGTCATTGAATTGAGAGAACTGTTAGTACATGCTGGAGCTCTGAGAGCCATCAGATTCCTTGCATCAACAACTCACCAAGCAAATGTTGATAACACAAATGAGGAGAATTCAATTGTTGTAGTTGACCTAGCATCTGTAGAACCTCCCTCGACCAATACTCCTCCTGTAGAGGCGGTTCTGCCACTGTCTTTATCGAGTGAAATCCGGAAGCAGGAGGAAGACAAACACAAGAAATGGATCAAGAAGAAGCGCGATTCTCTGATGGTAATGCTTTAG
- the LOC120291271 gene encoding homeobox protein Wariai-like, translated as MGTMPSITSLRRRSLSLPSHQQASLAFERRHQEGRLYEASLGGCVKSLAQLLQEDRLILARPSVSCFDETPLHVACMLGHVHFAKALLAHKKDLAMELDSQGRTPLHWASTNGYVEIARELLQSDPLACLVHDEDGWTPLHLATMKGRSNIMIELVKARPEAAEHRLSHGQTALHLGVNHNR; from the exons ATGGGAACAATGCCATCGATCACAAGCCTGAGAAGAAGGTCGTTATCCCTGCCATCGCATCAACAAGCTTCCTTAGCATTTGAAAGAAGACATCAAGAGGGGAGGCTTTATGAAGCGTCGCTCGGTGGGTGCGTCAAGTCACTAGCTCAGTTGCTGCAAGAAGACCGACTCATCCTGGCTCGGCCATCAGTCTCTTGCTTTGACGAGACGCCATTGCATGTGGCCTGCATGCTTGGTCATGTACACTTTGCCAAGGCTCTTTTGGCTCATAAAAAGGATTTGGCTATGGAGTTGGACTCGCAG GGACGTACGCCTCTTCACTGGGCATCTACAAACGGATACGTTGAAATAGCAAGGGAATTGTTACAATCAGACCCCCTTGCATGCCTTGTCCATGACGAAGATGGGTGGACCCCACTTCATCTAGCCACAATGAAGGGCCGAAGCAACATCATGATAGAGCTGGTGAAGGCGAGACCGGAGGCAGCTGAGCATAGGTTGAGCCACGGCCAAACTGCTCTCCATTTGGGAGTGAATCATAATCGTTAG